Part of the Phycisphaerales bacterium genome, CCGTTCCAGGCACTGAGGGGATACGACCAGCCCCTCACCCGACAGTGCGCCATGCAATTCTGAGATCGATCTCGGACTCGCGATGATCAGCTCACGCGCCCGTCGAACGACCGTGAGGGGATTCAGAGTACGAAAGAGCGTTGACCGCGGTCCTTCGCCGACTTGGACCTGAAACCCGCACTGTTTGAGCATTCCTCGCATCGCAGCGGTGGCGCTCAGCGCCGTGGCGATAGCGTCATCAGCCGCCACAGATTCGAGATTCGTGTGGACCGACGCTGGAAGAGCCACGGAGGATGCCACTTCGAAATCGTCCTGCCTCACGCCACGAATGACATCGCCAGCGTCGAATTCAGATCCCGTCAGCCGGGTCGCAAACTCAGCGATCCTCTGGGAGGCGTCTGGACTGTCATCTCCTAGGGTGGCGCTGGTGAGAATGAACTTGAGGGAACTGCCAAACCGTCGCTTCAGCTTGCGCATCAGCAGGCTAATATCGATGCCCTGAGCTCCTGTGTAGCTGTGAGCCTCATCCAGGACCACGTGTCGCACTTTGCCGTGACGAAAAATTCTCTGGTCGTCCGGACGCAGCAACAGGTACTCAAGCATCGCAAAGTTGGTCAGGAGCAGTTGAGGAGGTTCGCTCCGAATGTCCTCGCGGGACCGTCTCTCGCTCGGGCACACCGGTGGCCCGTCTCTGGCTTCTACCTCGTCTGGAGTCTGGCTCGTGTAGCGGCCAAACGTCACGCCCGAGTCCGCGATGAGGCTCTGCATCCGATCCAGCTGATCATTCGCGAGTGCGTTCATCGGGTACACAAGAATCGCCCGTACTCCGGAGGGTTCGCCCGATCGGATTGCCTCGTCAAGTAGCGGTAGAAGGAAGCACTCGGTCTTTCCGCTACCGGTTCCCGTGGCAACAACGACGTTGCGTCCGCTCTGCATGGCTTTGATTGCGGCCAACTGGTGCCTGTATAGAGGCCTGTCCGCGTGAAAGACCTGCGGGTTGAGCCGTGCCATGCGGCTGGAGAGTCTGGGCGCGTCTGACCGATCGAAGAGCTGACGCGGCGTTTCCGCCGTTCGATAGCTCGGAATGGCCGAAATCAGCGGCTCTCGGACAAACGCGTCCGGCACCGCGAGCTGCTCGCGAAATTGCGCACGCAGGCGCCCTTGAGTGTGATGGATCGGCAGCGCCTCAACCATGTAGTCAAGGTACTGATCCCTCATGGCGCCGGCCACGCGGAACGGATTTACGACGCTCACAGTTGACATGGGACTACGCTCCGCTGCCGCATCGGCACTCGCTGCCGAACAACCACTTCCAGTTGACGCTTCCGTCGGCCACCCTCACCGGACCGAATACCACCCGCTGGCACGTCCGGCACCGCAGGGTTTCGTGACGCTGCGCGTATTGCTCGGGACGAAGCACAGTCAGAATGTGCTGCTCCTCGACCGCCGTCGGCGGTGACATGGACCTTCCGAGGATGTCGGTGACCAGACGTCGTATCGCAGGTCCGCCTCGGACGTGACGGACAAACTCCGTGTCGCCAACCCGCCCAAGGTGAGCGTTCCGCGGCACAACATTGGACACCGGCATGACATTGGATCGGGGTGTGGTCATCGCTGTTCAGGCTCCAATGTCGTATGTGAAGCGCAGTTTCTCGTACTCGAACTCCCGGACATCCGCTTCATTGCCTGATTGGCTTTGCGCCCGCGCATGAAAGGTGAGGTCCCGCGTGAGCATGGTCGAGAGGTCCAGCCTTTCACGGTCGAATCCTTGCATGGGGACAGAGACGTATCCGATGTTCTCAGTGTCGGTCGCACCGTGCGTTGAGCTCTCAAGATCCCGGCTTCGGCAGAACACGAGCTCCGCACTACGTGCGTCCTCAACTATGCCGAGTACGTGATGTTCGGGCAGCCCACCAAAGGGATCTCCTGGATCGACGAGCGGGAGCGCCGAATTGTCGGCGAGCCGCAGTTCCAGCCGATCCAGCACCTTGAACCGCCCGGGGTTGTTGGCCAGAGCGGATGCGCCTTGTGCGACCGCCCACTCCGGTTCGCGTCCGTGGAACACCCTGCCGGGAAACAGATCCTCGAGCCGATCACGAACAGACACCAGTTGACTGCTGCCACCGACAAGCACGATCTGGTCAATCACCCGCGTTCCAACGTTCGCCGAGGTCAGCGCCCGCCGCAGCACCTCAACTGCCGATTCCACTATGGGGTGCACAAGTTCTGCAAGCAGCGGACGCTCGATCCGTACTGACGGCGCGCCCTCGCCAAGATACCCCGGCACGGTGATCGTGGACTCGATCTCGCGAGACAGCGTCTGCTTGGCCGCTTCACAGCGGAATCGCAGCCGGTCCTTGTCACGCGGGCTGACATGCTTGAATGCTGGTG contains:
- a CDS encoding Hsp70 family protein — translated: MAFGIDFGTTNSAVVFDETTLLRGPSNGPIPTAIAINRASGEVVCGDVVKQRQEELRDANYEVVLSVKTQLGTDHRWNTPNRSWTPFDIAEEFFRHLVNHVQRQTGREMREAVIAIPVGFRRAKRQTLRDAALGAGVVITDFVSEPTAAFLRYRKDLGNCSTLAVFDWGGGTLDVSVLSVGGGQIRELAVDGMAIAGDAIDNHIAEWAHRQLTLEMTDAPAFKHVSPRDKDRLRFRCEAAKQTLSREIESTITVPGYLGEGAPSVRIERPLLAELVHPIVESAVEVLRRALTSANVGTRVIDQIVLVGGSSQLVSVRDRLEDLFPGRVFHGREPEWAVAQGASALANNPGRFKVLDRLELRLADNSALPLVDPGDPFGGLPEHHVLGIVEDARSAELVFCRSRDLESSTHGATDTENIGYVSVPMQGFDRERLDLSTMLTRDLTFHARAQSQSGNEADVREFEYEKLRFTYDIGA